From Agromyces sp. SYSU T00194, a single genomic window includes:
- a CDS encoding BNR-4 repeat-containing protein, whose amino-acid sequence MHRSTRTRRMRGITAALAAAGVAAVAVGLAPAAAAAPPPAQVETLPYAVDTSNQAAWWSPVDVFEGVTYFAYDAPGPSSWNHEVHLAARDAEGSWVDGCLRLASGSCATFLDDNGHNQPSVVVDGTGTIHAFVSMHHEQWNYFRSTVPGDVTSLVDATADMPDLDGTITYPVTARGPEGDAWVLVRSGAESQARREGVLYHLDPAVGLWERETVVGAARGTSFYPDDVEVDERGRVHLLWEWGPFPADPSRHLGSYVVYDPADGSFQDVAGATLAGPITPDTAGAVIWQPFTEGEELTTYAPALQSAKLAIRNNALEGIAYRFVPAGEGAYDIWHASWDGTGWVRTMLVDASSLGVGVTTIAAIDITSFGAKTRVYGVLGVPDCGVLRSQVIVLEQFAGSDAWTANLVGEDVTGQQRLRAAVDEDGNDVLYVSAPAAGPGSGTLSHVLVPRAGPAATDASLADAVADIGGDVIGENVALGADVTASSELRENTAATLAVDGVCADASRWISALDDLTPSITADWHEPTPLEVVRVRSGYSGGIPSQSVLRDFTVEVHTADGWIEIGRFDDNVDGTVLAAADGLVADQVRLHITDPSASSTDVARVYEIEAIRSGG is encoded by the coding sequence ATGCATCGCTCCACACGTACCCGCCGCATGCGCGGCATCACGGCCGCACTCGCGGCCGCGGGGGTCGCCGCCGTCGCCGTCGGGCTCGCCCCGGCGGCGGCCGCGGCGCCGCCCCCCGCCCAGGTCGAGACCCTCCCCTACGCCGTCGACACGTCCAACCAGGCCGCCTGGTGGTCGCCGGTCGACGTGTTCGAGGGCGTGACCTACTTCGCCTATGACGCCCCCGGGCCGAGCTCGTGGAACCACGAGGTGCACCTCGCCGCGCGCGACGCGGAGGGCAGCTGGGTCGACGGATGCCTCCGGCTGGCGTCGGGCTCCTGTGCCACGTTCCTCGACGACAACGGCCACAACCAGCCGTCCGTCGTCGTCGACGGCACGGGCACGATCCACGCGTTCGTGTCGATGCACCACGAGCAGTGGAACTACTTCCGCTCGACGGTGCCGGGCGACGTCACCTCGCTCGTCGACGCGACCGCGGACATGCCCGACCTCGACGGCACGATCACCTACCCGGTCACCGCGCGCGGTCCGGAGGGCGACGCCTGGGTGCTCGTGCGCTCGGGGGCAGAGAGCCAGGCGCGCCGCGAGGGCGTGCTGTACCACCTCGACCCCGCGGTCGGGCTCTGGGAGCGCGAGACCGTCGTCGGCGCCGCGCGCGGCACGTCGTTCTACCCCGACGACGTCGAGGTCGACGAGCGCGGACGCGTGCACCTGCTCTGGGAGTGGGGCCCGTTCCCGGCGGACCCGTCGCGCCACCTCGGCTCGTACGTCGTGTACGACCCTGCCGACGGCTCGTTCCAGGACGTCGCAGGCGCCACGCTGGCGGGGCCGATCACGCCCGACACCGCGGGCGCCGTGATCTGGCAGCCGTTCACCGAGGGCGAGGAACTCACGACCTACGCACCGGCCCTGCAGAGCGCGAAGCTCGCGATCCGCAACAACGCGCTGGAGGGCATCGCCTACCGCTTCGTCCCCGCGGGCGAGGGTGCGTACGACATCTGGCACGCGAGCTGGGACGGCACCGGCTGGGTGCGCACGATGCTCGTCGACGCCTCGTCGCTGGGCGTCGGCGTGACCACGATCGCCGCGATCGACATCACCTCCTTCGGCGCCAAGACCCGCGTCTACGGCGTGCTCGGCGTGCCCGACTGCGGTGTGCTGCGTAGCCAGGTGATCGTGCTCGAGCAGTTCGCGGGCAGCGACGCGTGGACCGCGAACCTCGTGGGCGAGGACGTCACCGGCCAGCAGCGGCTGCGCGCGGCGGTCGACGAGGACGGCAACGACGTGCTCTACGTCAGCGCGCCCGCGGCCGGGCCGGGCAGCGGCACCCTGAGCCACGTGCTCGTTCCGCGTGCGGGGCCTGCGGCGACGGATGCCTCGCTGGCCGACGCCGTGGCCGACATCGGCGGCGACGTGATCGGGGAGAACGTCGCCCTCGGCGCCGATGTGACGGCGTCCTCGGAGCTGCGCGAGAACACGGCCGCGACGCTCGCGGTCGACGGGGTCTGCGCCGATGCGAGCCGCTGGATCTCGGCGCTCGACGACCTCACGCCGAGCATCACCGCGGACTGGCACGAGCCGACCCCGCTCGAGGTCGTCCGTGTCCGCAGCGGCTACAGCGGCGGCATCCCCTCCCAGTCCGTGCTCCGCGACTTCACCGTCGAGGTGCACACCGCCGACGGGTGGATCGAGATCGGCCGCTTCGACGACAACGTCGACGGCACCGTGCTCGCAGCCGCCGACGGGCTCGTCGCCGACCAGGTGCGCCTGCACATCACCGACCCATCCGCCTCGTCCACCGACGTGGCACGCGTCTACGAGATCGAAGCGATCCGCAGCGGCGGATGA
- a CDS encoding FAD-dependent oxidoreductase: protein MRTQTVEADIVVVGGGLAGVAAAVAAARQGRRVVLVNNRPVLGGNSSSEVRVWVCGATAHGNQRWARETGIIGELYVENQYRNPEGNPVYWDDVVLDTVRREPNLQLFLNTDVSEVDASGPDDARRIESVTGWTMGAEIRTTFRAPVFLDCTGDGIVGHLAGARYRLGKEGRDEFGEEWAPPQAAREFLGSTLLFYTRDLGRPVKYVAPETAKDITRTPIPTSRVIRSGDSGAHYWWIEWGGELDIVDDNEQIRDELRSVILGVWDYIKNSGDFDAETLTLEWIGNLPGKREYRRFIGDYTLHQGDVIEQTSFDDGVAFGGWSIDLHPAQGMYAEGAGALQRFSDGVFEIPFRSLYSANVENLLMAGRDVSATHIAFGAARVMATCAAMGEAAGTAAVLCVEHGVTPRQLYADHREDLRQTLLRWDAPVLGVANADPLDLARLARVSASSTTVELTPGAAEGDERMPHPLVDDLAIVLPVHGGLDTVGLLVAAERDTTLEVEVYSTGKPQNVVPAHLEHATTVALAAGGARWVTAATPFAPEAPANAIVVLRANPDVVVHTTAPLPPGVLALVHRVDNDDQNVQISRDELLVQWPTKPLRGRSIVFRADVGDALAAERATSGPNRPYGGPNLWASEHVAPGRPEWLRLDWDAPVAAREVRLVFDDDVDLELNTLHHHRSPDEVLPQLVRDYRVEVLPAGIDGGPDATWRTIADERDNRWRHRIHALPADLGAIRAARVVVTATNGAREARIIAFRVQS from the coding sequence ATGCGCACTCAGACCGTCGAAGCCGACATCGTCGTGGTCGGAGGCGGCCTCGCGGGCGTCGCCGCGGCCGTCGCCGCGGCGCGCCAGGGTCGCCGCGTCGTGCTGGTCAACAACCGCCCGGTGCTCGGCGGCAACTCCTCGTCGGAGGTGCGGGTGTGGGTCTGCGGGGCGACCGCGCACGGCAACCAGCGCTGGGCGCGCGAGACCGGCATCATCGGCGAGCTCTACGTCGAGAACCAGTACCGCAACCCCGAGGGCAACCCGGTCTACTGGGACGACGTGGTGCTCGACACCGTGCGCCGCGAGCCGAACCTGCAGCTGTTCCTCAACACCGACGTGTCGGAGGTCGACGCGAGCGGCCCGGACGACGCGCGTCGCATCGAGTCGGTCACCGGCTGGACCATGGGTGCCGAGATCCGCACGACGTTCCGCGCGCCGGTCTTCCTCGACTGCACGGGCGACGGCATCGTCGGCCACCTCGCCGGCGCCCGGTACCGGCTCGGCAAGGAGGGGCGCGACGAGTTCGGCGAGGAGTGGGCACCGCCGCAGGCCGCGCGCGAGTTCCTCGGGTCGACGCTCCTCTTCTATACGCGCGACCTCGGCCGACCCGTGAAGTACGTCGCGCCCGAGACGGCGAAGGACATCACCCGCACGCCCATCCCGACCTCCCGCGTCATCCGCAGCGGCGACAGCGGCGCGCACTACTGGTGGATCGAGTGGGGCGGCGAGCTCGACATCGTCGACGACAACGAGCAGATCCGCGACGAGCTGCGCTCGGTCATCCTCGGCGTCTGGGACTACATCAAGAACTCCGGGGACTTCGACGCCGAGACCCTCACCCTCGAGTGGATCGGCAACCTGCCCGGCAAGCGCGAGTACCGGCGCTTCATCGGCGACTACACCCTGCACCAGGGCGACGTCATCGAGCAGACGTCGTTCGACGACGGGGTCGCCTTCGGCGGCTGGTCGATCGACCTGCATCCGGCCCAGGGCATGTACGCCGAGGGTGCCGGTGCGCTCCAGCGCTTCTCCGACGGGGTCTTCGAGATTCCGTTCCGCTCGCTCTACTCCGCGAACGTCGAGAACCTGCTCATGGCAGGGCGCGACGTCTCGGCCACGCACATCGCCTTCGGCGCGGCGCGCGTCATGGCCACCTGTGCGGCCATGGGCGAAGCCGCCGGCACTGCCGCCGTGCTCTGCGTCGAGCACGGCGTGACCCCTCGGCAGCTGTACGCCGACCACCGCGAGGACCTGCGACAGACCCTGCTGCGCTGGGACGCCCCCGTGCTCGGGGTCGCCAACGCCGACCCGCTCGACCTGGCACGGCTCGCCCGGGTGAGCGCGTCGAGCACGACGGTCGAGCTCACGCCGGGTGCCGCCGAGGGAGACGAGCGGATGCCGCATCCGCTCGTCGACGACCTCGCCATCGTGCTGCCGGTGCACGGCGGGCTCGACACCGTGGGCCTGCTCGTCGCCGCCGAACGCGACACGACGCTCGAGGTGGAGGTGTACTCGACGGGGAAGCCGCAGAACGTCGTGCCCGCGCACCTCGAGCATGCGACCACGGTCGCGCTCGCCGCCGGCGGGGCCCGCTGGGTGACCGCGGCGACGCCGTTCGCGCCGGAGGCGCCGGCGAACGCGATCGTCGTGCTGCGCGCGAATCCCGACGTCGTCGTGCACACGACCGCCCCACTCCCGCCGGGCGTGCTCGCGCTCGTGCACCGCGTCGACAACGACGATCAGAACGTGCAGATCAGCCGGGACGAGCTGCTCGTGCAATGGCCGACCAAGCCACTGCGCGGCCGCTCGATCGTCTTCCGCGCCGACGTCGGCGACGCGCTCGCCGCCGAGCGCGCGACCAGCGGGCCGAACCGCCCCTACGGCGGGCCGAACCTCTGGGCGTCGGAGCACGTCGCGCCGGGCCGCCCCGAGTGGCTGCGCCTCGACTGGGACGCACCGGTCGCCGCCCGCGAGGTGCGGCTCGTCTTCGACGACGACGTCGACCTCGAGCTGAACACGCTGCACCACCACCGCAGCCCCGACGAGGTGCTGCCCCAGCTGGTGCGCGACTACCGCGTCGAGGTGCTGCCCGCCGGCATCGATGGGGGGCCGGATGCCACCTGGCGCACGATCGCCGACGAGCGCGACAACCGGTGGCGCCACCGCATCCACGCGCTGCCCGCCGACCTCGGTGCGATCCGCGCCGCGCGGGTCGTCGTGACGGCGACGAACGGCGCCCGCGAGGCGCGCATCATCGCGTTCCGGGTGCAATCGTGA